A stretch of the Alphaproteobacteria bacterium genome encodes the following:
- a CDS encoding mechanosensitive ion channel family protein, which produces MRNYFNLDFLFIVGQDLLLVLIAFGLSKVVQLLILKILKRSQRLFHFELNEKIIKNLSRPLYSLLVIISLLAVLPLTHIVGVWAIRLNLGLKILAVISCGWLINQLAYAFADWLEQRYTLLQTQEKNIRDILRARRLKTQVRVLRRIILVIIIIITLLGIAVVIPGLRELGMSLFASAGVAGIILGFASKSTLSNIIAGMQLALTQPILLGDEVVVQNEFGTVDEISTNYVVVKLWDLRRLVVPLSYFMENPFENWTYREPDMYGTIMLYTNYKIDIDRLRDETKRIIKESSFWDGKRCELLVTGSKENILELQVTVSAANSSALWKLRCFMREQLVKYLQQTEKNKPLMPPQILSQAKTISHT; this is translated from the coding sequence ATGAGAAATTATTTTAATTTAGATTTTCTCTTTATCGTAGGCCAAGATTTGCTTTTGGTCTTAATAGCTTTTGGTTTAAGTAAAGTTGTTCAATTATTAATTCTTAAAATTTTAAAACGTTCCCAGCGTTTATTTCATTTTGAACTTAATGAAAAAATTATTAAAAATCTTTCAAGACCTTTATATAGTTTACTTGTTATTATATCACTTTTAGCAGTATTGCCTTTAACACATATCGTAGGTGTTTGGGCCATTAGATTAAATCTAGGTTTAAAAATCTTAGCTGTTATATCTTGTGGATGGCTTATCAATCAACTGGCTTATGCTTTTGCCGATTGGTTAGAACAGCGTTATACTTTACTTCAAACTCAAGAAAAAAATATCCGCGATATATTACGTGCTCGCAGACTTAAAACGCAAGTCAGGGTACTTAGACGAATTATTCTTGTAATAATCATTATTATTACATTACTTGGAATAGCTGTGGTTATTCCAGGCCTTAGAGAATTAGGGATGAGCTTGTTTGCATCAGCAGGTGTTGCTGGAATTATTTTAGGTTTTGCGTCAAAATCAACTTTATCAAACATTATTGCTGGTATGCAATTAGCTCTAACCCAACCAATACTTTTAGGTGATGAGGTCGTAGTTCAAAATGAATTTGGTACAGTAGATGAAATTAGTACCAATTATGTTGTTGTTAAATTATGGGACCTACGAAGATTAGTTGTACCTTTAAGTTATTTTATGGAAAATCCATTTGAAAATTGGACATATCGGGAGCCAGATATGTATGGAACAATTATGCTCTATACAAATTATAAGATTGATATCGATAGATTGCGGGATGAAACTAAACGTATTATAAAAGAATCATCATTTTGGGATGGAAAGAGATGCGAATTATTAGTAACAGGAAGTAAAGAAAACATTCTTGAATTACAGGTTACAGTCAGTGCAGCAAATTCTTCAGCTTTATGGAAATTGCGTTGTTTTATGCGGGAACAGTTGGTCAAATATCTTCAGCAAACAGAAAAAAACAAACCTCTTATGCCACCTCAAATATTATCTCAGGCTAAAACTATATCTCATACATAA
- a CDS encoding DUF4385 domain-containing protein produces MTRPSYLNFNHKKYRWKSNIDYRQHPEAYYVGKGEQGVLMCNPYKKEILPYWRFKNPEIAIKSSQIIYKMFLKYLTRNEFVGADMARKYLQMGFTRARRYANYKGGRKYAKGDYHLLERGTGDEEKAKSAEIFFQKWQRAEAHPKYKKLKQQWKMMYG; encoded by the coding sequence ATGACCAGACCTTCTTATTTGAATTTTAATCATAAAAAATATAGATGGAAAAGTAATATAGATTATCGCCAACATCCAGAAGCTTATTATGTTGGTAAAGGGGAGCAAGGTGTGCTTATGTGTAATCCATATAAAAAGGAGATTCTACCTTATTGGCGATTTAAAAATCCAGAAATCGCAATAAAAAGTAGCCAAATAATATATAAAATGTTTTTAAAATATTTAACCCGAAATGAATTTGTTGGAGCAGATATGGCAAGAAAATATTTGCAGATGGGTTTTACAAGGGCAAGACGTTATGCGAATTATAAGGGGGGGCGTAAGTATGCTAAAGGAGATTATCATTTATTAGAAAGGGGAACAGGTGACGAGGAAAAAGCGAAAAGTGCAGAGATATTTTTTCAAAAATGGCAGAGAGCCGAAGCACATCCTAAATATAAAAAATTAAAACAACAATGGAAAATGATGTATGGATAA
- a CDS encoding FAD-dependent oxidoreductase translates to MVSEKTLSLSTTCCIAGGGPAGMMIGLLLAKAGIDIIVLEKHNDFLRDFRGDTVHPSTMEIIHELGLLNDFLTLPHQKIFTLNGRVGDHNIAIADFTNLSVHAPFIAMMPQWDFLNFLKKHAENYPNFRLMMNAKITGLIKNDTHIMGVEGMINNQPFEINSDLVIGADGRHSIVHDQAQLPLKNYGVPIDVLWFRLSRKKDDPIQTAGRFIPGKIMVMINREDYWQCGYVIPKDEAIKIQKMGLENFHQCLIDIVPLLTDRVHELKDWDQIKLLTVKIDRLLRWYCPGLLCIGDAAHAMSPVGGVGINLAIQDAVAAANILIKPLQQKNLTLQHLKAIQKRRYWPVVFIQLLQLFLQKRIIFTVLNNARPFAIPLPLRLLNRWPFLRRLSGYIVGMGIRPEHIKK, encoded by the coding sequence ATGGTATCAGAAAAAACTTTATCCTTATCAACAACTTGCTGTATTGCAGGGGGTGGTCCCGCCGGCATGATGATAGGATTATTACTTGCCAAAGCTGGAATTGACATTATTGTTTTAGAAAAACATAATGATTTTTTACGCGATTTTCGTGGTGATACGGTACACCCTTCTACAATGGAAATTATTCATGAACTTGGATTATTAAACGATTTTCTAACATTACCCCACCAAAAAATATTTACTTTAAATGGCAGGGTGGGTGACCATAATATAGCTATTGCAGATTTTACCAATCTTTCTGTGCATGCCCCTTTTATTGCAATGATGCCCCAATGGGATTTTTTAAATTTCCTAAAAAAACATGCGGAAAATTATCCCAATTTTCGTTTAATGATGAATGCTAAGATTACTGGGCTTATTAAAAATGATACCCATATTATGGGTGTAGAAGGTATGATAAATAATCAACCTTTTGAAATTAACAGTGACCTTGTCATAGGTGCAGATGGCCGCCATTCTATAGTACATGATCAAGCACAATTGCCTTTGAAAAATTATGGGGTACCGATTGATGTTTTATGGTTTCGCCTTTCAAGAAAAAAAGACGATCCAATCCAAACCGCGGGTCGTTTCATACCTGGCAAAATTATGGTTATGATTAATCGTGAGGATTATTGGCAATGTGGATATGTTATTCCCAAAGACGAAGCTATAAAAATTCAAAAGATGGGGTTAGAAAATTTTCATCAATGCCTTATTGATATTGTACCTTTACTTACCGACCGTGTTCACGAATTAAAAGATTGGGATCAAATTAAACTTTTGACTGTTAAAATTGATCGTTTGTTGCGTTGGTATTGCCCTGGTCTTCTTTGCATTGGAGATGCAGCCCATGCAATGTCGCCGGTTGGTGGGGTTGGAATCAATCTTGCTATCCAAGATGCTGTGGCTGCAGCTAATATTTTAATTAAGCCCTTACAACAAAAAAATTTGACCTTACAGCATCTTAAAGCGATACAGAAAAGACGTTATTGGCCTGTTGTTTTCATTCAATTATTACAACTTTTTCTGCAAAAAAGAATAATTTTCACGGTTTTAAATAACGCACGTCCTTTTGCTATACCATTACCCTTACGTTTGTTAAATAGATGGCCTTTTCTTCGCCGCTTAAGCGGATATATCGTAGGAATGGGTATCAGACCAGAACATATTAAAAAATAA
- a CDS encoding glutathione peroxidase — MNSLYDINVYDAEENLVSLKSYRNKIVMIVNVASKCGLTPQYDKLQKLYEQYRGQGFIILGFPSNDFAGQEPGTNKEIQEFCRLNYGVTFPVFAKIHVKGSDCHPLYTWLVQNSPQKKSEYIQWNFEKFLIDHKGHVKVRYAPDTDPEDPKIIQDIKNELKNIS, encoded by the coding sequence ATGAATAGTTTATACGATATCAATGTATATGATGCAGAGGAAAATTTGGTTTCTCTTAAATCATATAGGAATAAAATTGTCATGATTGTGAATGTTGCATCAAAATGTGGATTAACGCCCCAATATGATAAATTACAAAAATTGTACGAACAATATCGGGGTCAAGGATTTATTATCCTTGGGTTTCCTTCGAATGATTTTGCTGGCCAAGAACCTGGAACCAATAAAGAAATACAGGAATTTTGTCGCTTAAATTATGGCGTAACTTTTCCTGTATTCGCAAAAATTCATGTAAAGGGTTCGGATTGTCATCCACTTTATACATGGTTGGTACAAAATTCTCCGCAAAAAAAATCTGAATATATACAATGGAATTTTGAAAAATTTCTTATTGATCACAAGGGCCATGTAAAAGTACGATATGCACCTGATACGGATCCTGAAGATCCTAAAATCATTCAAGATATCAAAAATGAATTAAAAAATATTTCATAA
- a CDS encoding NAD(P)-dependent alcohol dehydrogenase encodes MIKTKAYAALDAGSPLQPFSFERRDPNPSDVVIKIDYCGICHTDIHQVRNEWKNSTYPMVPGHEIVGTVVKIGTKVTKYKVGDKVGVGCFVDSCRVCSSCQNHLEQYCLNGMSATYNSVERDGKTKTQGGYSDHIVVDENYVLRIPQNLSLDAAAPLLCAGITLYSPLMHWKASKGKKIAIIGLGGLGHMGVKLAHALEAEVTVLSHSTKKENDAKKLGADYFYSTQNPETFKKLQGYFDLIINTVSAVLDWNQYLSLVKIDGHMVVVGAPDAPVPIMAFSLVAGRKTLAGSMIGGIKETQEMLDFCGKHNIVSDIELIPIQQVNQAYERILKSDVRYRFVIDMASLK; translated from the coding sequence ATGATAAAGACAAAAGCCTATGCGGCCTTGGATGCCGGATCACCTTTACAACCTTTTTCATTTGAACGAAGAGATCCAAATCCTTCGGATGTTGTTATTAAAATTGATTATTGTGGAATATGTCATACAGATATTCATCAAGTGCGTAATGAATGGAAAAATTCAACCTATCCTATGGTGCCTGGTCATGAAATTGTAGGAACTGTTGTTAAAATAGGGACAAAAGTTACAAAATATAAAGTGGGCGACAAAGTGGGGGTTGGATGTTTTGTTGATTCATGCCGCGTTTGTTCATCGTGTCAAAATCATTTGGAACAATATTGTTTGAATGGAATGTCAGCCACATATAATTCTGTGGAACGTGATGGTAAAACAAAAACCCAGGGTGGATATTCTGATCACATTGTAGTTGACGAAAACTATGTTCTACGTATCCCACAAAATCTTTCCTTGGACGCTGCTGCACCTTTATTGTGTGCAGGTATTACACTTTATTCACCCTTGATGCATTGGAAGGCAAGTAAAGGGAAAAAAATTGCCATTATTGGATTGGGTGGTCTTGGCCATATGGGGGTTAAACTTGCCCACGCATTAGAGGCAGAAGTTACCGTGTTAAGCCATTCTACCAAAAAAGAAAATGATGCCAAAAAACTAGGGGCTGATTATTTCTATAGCACCCAAAATCCAGAAACATTTAAAAAACTTCAAGGTTATTTTGATCTTATCATTAATACGGTTTCTGCCGTATTGGATTGGAACCAGTATCTGTCTTTAGTTAAAATTGATGGGCATATGGTTGTGGTAGGGGCACCTGATGCGCCGGTACCTATTATGGCATTTTCTCTTGTAGCAGGGCGCAAAACCTTGGCGGGGTCGATGATCGGGGGCATTAAGGAAACCCAAGAAATGTTAGATTTTTGTGGTAAACATAATATCGTATCAGATATCGAATTGATTCCCATTCAACAGGTTAATCAAGCTTATGAAAGAATTCTTAAAAGTGATGTACGTTACCGCTTTGTTATTGATATGGCATCTTTAAAATAA
- a CDS encoding EVE domain-containing protein has translation MARHFIGVVSKNHVMRGIDMGIAQVCHGKKSSLLRMKKGDWLCYYSPKISMESNEPLQYFTALGQMVDDIVYQVIESENFKPFRRKVHYEKINEIPIKPFIPLLSFIKNKKSWGYIFRYGLIEIPESDFHLISQAMKNKIDTKGNLGYNNKTIQ, from the coding sequence ATGGCACGTCATTTTATAGGGGTAGTATCCAAAAATCATGTTATGCGAGGTATAGATATGGGGATCGCCCAAGTTTGTCACGGCAAAAAATCAAGTTTATTACGTATGAAAAAAGGGGATTGGCTTTGTTATTATTCGCCAAAAATATCTATGGAATCAAATGAACCTTTGCAGTATTTTACAGCGCTTGGCCAAATGGTTGATGATATTGTATATCAAGTTATCGAGTCTGAAAATTTTAAGCCCTTTCGCCGTAAAGTGCATTATGAAAAGATTAATGAAATACCAATTAAACCATTTATTCCTTTATTATCCTTTATTAAGAATAAAAAATCATGGGGGTATATTTTCCGCTATGGATTAATCGAAATACCTGAAAGTGATTTTCATCTTATAAGTCAAGCAATGAAAAATAAAATTGATACAAAAGGTAATCTTGGTTATAATAATAAAACCATTCAATAA
- a CDS encoding MarR family winged helix-turn-helix transcriptional regulator — protein sequence MARKPPIFSYKKAEDSTGFLLWQVMTIWQRNLNALLKPFDLTHGQFVVMASTYWLHLHNQTVTQIDIALHAKMDPMVVSNILKILVQKKLIVRTHSSIDTRAKLVELTEKGISLLNSTVKEVENFDKKFFSKIGKDISFFNKSLQNIIEGK from the coding sequence ATGGCCCGTAAACCCCCAATTTTTTCTTATAAAAAAGCAGAAGATAGTACTGGCTTTTTATTATGGCAAGTGATGACAATTTGGCAAAGAAATCTTAATGCTTTATTGAAACCATTTGATTTAACCCATGGTCAGTTTGTGGTGATGGCATCAACCTACTGGTTACACCTACATAATCAAACCGTAACACAAATTGATATTGCCTTACATGCTAAAATGGATCCTATGGTTGTATCTAATATTTTAAAAATTCTGGTTCAAAAAAAACTGATAGTACGGACGCATTCATCTATAGATACGCGGGCAAAACTTGTAGAACTAACAGAAAAAGGAATATCACTTTTAAATTCAACTGTTAAAGAAGTAGAAAATTTTGATAAAAAGTTTTTTTCAAAAATTGGCAAAGATATATCTTTTTTTAATAAAAGTTTACAAAATATTATTGAGGGGAAATGA
- a CDS encoding polyketide cyclase codes for MMWTKTYSTMCRDISSKQMWKLFSNVNDWPTWDKNIDYTNMTGNFEKGNSFTLKPKGGFKVKVTLIEVVQNKKFTDVTHFPLAKMYDEHKFEETSQGLKITNTLSVERILGFLWIKLVAENIVKAWPQEIANQILVARTL; via the coding sequence ATGATGTGGACGAAGACATATTCAACTATGTGCCGGGATATAAGCAGCAAGCAGATGTGGAAATTATTTTCCAATGTTAATGATTGGCCCACATGGGATAAGAACATCGACTATACAAACATGACAGGCAATTTTGAAAAGGGTAATTCCTTTACCTTAAAACCAAAAGGTGGATTTAAGGTAAAAGTAACGTTGATTGAGGTTGTTCAAAATAAAAAATTTACCGATGTGACCCACTTCCCTTTGGCGAAGATGTATGATGAGCATAAATTTGAAGAGACATCCCAGGGTTTAAAAATAACCAATACCCTTTCTGTTGAGAGAATTTTGGGATTTTTATGGATAAAACTTGTTGCTGAAAATATTGTAAAAGCATGGCCCCAAGAAATTGCTAATCAAATTCTTGTGGCACGCACCCTTTAA
- a CDS encoding beta-lactamase family protein, with protein sequence MQNLENYLETIRTQYHLPALAAALTCNNHVISAVCGVRKIGHSASVTLNDKFRFGSVSKSVTATLIQKLVDGGKLNFEDKLFSFFPNLSINKNYQDVTLAQLLTHTSGLPTEDGLNTPYDNKSNQFYYSNLNYILLGQIASFVTNKSFEQLIHIYINQPFNIEIICDPWVDEIDGIPNDPWGHTHSDTHIITPVNMDNPDIHIPAGRMRASIVDWIKLLQFFLSQKNIVETPYLIVPDDRGQEYTSAGFIRMGSELLHDGGNGFHYARHVILPQQNSALVIATNDGSSYALEAMNKIELYLVNIVMQHTLETILTQSK encoded by the coding sequence ATGCAGAATTTAGAAAACTATCTTGAAACTATTCGGACCCAATATCATTTGCCTGCTCTCGCTGCAGCATTGACTTGTAATAATCATGTTATTTCCGCCGTATGTGGGGTTAGAAAAATTGGTCATTCTGCTTCTGTTACTCTTAACGACAAATTTCGTTTTGGATCAGTTAGTAAATCCGTAACAGCTACCTTAATTCAAAAATTAGTTGATGGAGGAAAATTAAATTTTGAGGATAAGCTTTTTTCTTTTTTTCCAAATTTATCTATTAATAAAAACTATCAAGATGTAACCCTTGCCCAACTTCTTACACATACATCTGGATTACCTACAGAAGATGGCTTAAACACGCCATATGACAATAAGAGCAATCAATTTTATTATAGTAATTTAAATTATATTTTATTAGGCCAGATTGCAAGTTTTGTTACCAACAAATCCTTTGAACAATTAATACATATTTATATTAATCAGCCTTTTAATATAGAAATTATTTGTGATCCATGGGTAGATGAAATCGATGGAATACCTAATGATCCATGGGGGCACACTCATTCAGATACCCATATTATAACGCCTGTTAATATGGATAATCCTGATATTCATATCCCTGCTGGACGAATGCGGGCTAGTATTGTTGATTGGATAAAATTGCTTCAATTTTTTTTAAGCCAGAAAAATATAGTTGAAACCCCCTATCTTATTGTACCTGATGATCGAGGCCAAGAATATACAAGTGCAGGGTTTATTCGTATGGGATCAGAGCTCTTACATGATGGAGGCAATGGGTTTCATTATGCACGTCATGTTATTTTACCCCAGCAAAACTCTGCACTTGTTATAGCAACAAATGATGGAAGTTCTTATGCCCTAGAAGCTATGAATAAAATAGAACTTTATCTCGTTAATATTGTTATGCAACATACACTTGAAACCATTCTAACCCAATCTAAATAA
- the nhaA gene encoding Na+/H+ antiporter NhaA: MKNKNNNSIKTYTLISKFLRQFIATESAGGIVMITFAIIALMIANSNFNNWYQNFIIIPLGFSIYNITFSESLSHWVQDVLMVLFFLVIGLELKREIKEGFLTKRDQIILPMMAALGGMIIPALIFIFINYKSPITLHGWAIPSATDIAFALAIFSMVAKKIPPSIKIFLLSIAIFDDLGAITLIALFYNNDITLFPIILIAFSLIVLLLLNKFSVTNLFPYILMGIILWFCFYYSGIHTTLSGVLLGLLIPMRNPKSNYSPVNKFITLLHPFVSFFVLPLFAFTSAGVNIVDLNLSSIIEPLPMGIALGLFIGKQVGVFGISYLLIKCRLVGIPERATFKDIYFVSILAGIGFTMSLFIGILAFDAHTTQDMVKIGVLAGSVLSILWAIIVKITKNKILF, encoded by the coding sequence ATGAAAAATAAAAACAATAATTCTATAAAAACTTATACTCTTATATCAAAATTTCTGCGCCAATTTATAGCAACAGAATCGGCAGGTGGTATTGTTATGATTACCTTTGCCATCATCGCTTTAATGATAGCAAATAGTAATTTTAACAATTGGTACCAGAACTTCATCATTATTCCCCTAGGGTTTTCAATATATAATATTACGTTCTCTGAATCTTTGAGCCATTGGGTCCAAGATGTTTTAATGGTTTTATTCTTTCTGGTTATTGGACTAGAATTAAAACGCGAAATTAAAGAAGGATTTTTAACCAAACGCGATCAAATCATTTTACCCATGATGGCAGCCCTTGGTGGTATGATTATTCCTGCTCTAATTTTTATTTTCATCAACTATAAATCCCCCATAACACTTCATGGATGGGCCATTCCATCTGCAACAGATATTGCTTTTGCGCTTGCTATCTTTTCAATGGTTGCTAAAAAAATTCCCCCATCGATCAAAATATTTTTACTATCGATTGCTATTTTTGATGATTTAGGGGCAATTACTCTTATCGCTTTATTCTATAATAATGATATTACTTTATTCCCCATAATCCTTATTGCTTTTAGCCTTATTGTTTTATTACTTCTAAATAAATTTTCTGTTACCAATTTATTTCCTTATATCCTTATGGGTATTATTTTATGGTTTTGTTTTTATTATTCCGGTATTCATACCACCTTATCGGGCGTTCTTCTTGGGCTTCTTATCCCTATGCGTAATCCAAAATCAAATTATTCCCCAGTTAATAAATTTATAACTTTGCTTCATCCTTTTGTTAGTTTTTTTGTTTTGCCCCTTTTTGCTTTCACATCAGCAGGGGTAAATATCGTCGATCTTAACCTATCATCAATTATAGAACCATTGCCCATGGGCATTGCCCTTGGTCTTTTTATAGGAAAACAAGTTGGTGTTTTTGGGATAAGTTATTTATTAATTAAATGCAGACTGGTAGGTATACCAGAAAGGGCTACCTTTAAAGATATTTATTTTGTATCTATTTTAGCAGGGATTGGTTTTACCATGAGCTTATTTATTGGCATTCTTGCTTTTGACGCGCATACTACCCAAGATATGGTTAAAATAGGTGTTCTTGCGGGTTCAGTTCTATCCATTTTATGGGCTATTATTGTTAAAATAACAAAAAATAAAATTTTATTTTAA
- a CDS encoding DNA alkylation repair protein: MQVDKIIQKIKKLGDPKVKKTKERFAIYAENSYGIFLKDIQVLAKEIGSNDNLAIKLFDTGIYEARLLVPHIFNPNNLTSKLMDKWVQTFENWEICDTFCMGFFGVSPHAYTKALTWPSNKGEYQKRAGFVCMVSYAFTNKDASNDDVRKFFSLIVQHAQDERKYVMKGINWALRQIAKRNSDLYQEAIDLAHHIKDLGGKEARWIANDALRQLKRPKISMKNYPRSIYGKK, translated from the coding sequence ATGCAAGTCGACAAGATTATACAAAAAATAAAAAAGCTTGGTGATCCTAAGGTTAAAAAGACTAAAGAACGGTTTGCTATTTATGCTGAAAATTCATATGGGATTTTTTTAAAAGATATTCAAGTTTTGGCAAAAGAAATTGGGTCCAATGATAACTTGGCTATAAAACTTTTTGATACCGGTATTTATGAAGCGCGTTTGCTTGTCCCCCATATTTTTAACCCCAACAATCTAACCAGCAAGCTTATGGATAAATGGGTCCAAACCTTTGAAAACTGGGAAATTTGTGATACTTTTTGTATGGGATTTTTTGGGGTTAGTCCCCATGCCTATACTAAGGCTTTGACATGGCCAAGTAATAAAGGTGAATATCAAAAACGGGCCGGGTTCGTGTGCATGGTATCTTATGCTTTTACCAATAAAGATGCATCGAATGATGATGTTCGAAAATTTTTTTCCCTTATCGTCCAGCATGCCCAGGATGAACGAAAATATGTGATGAAGGGAATTAATTGGGCGTTGCGCCAAATAGCCAAGCGTAATTCCGATTTATATCAGGAAGCGATAGATCTTGCCCATCATATTAAAGATTTGGGAGGCAAAGAAGCCAGATGGATTGCCAATGATGCATTGCGTCAATTAAAACGACCAAAAATATCTATGAAAAATTATCCGCGATCTATTTATGGTAAAAAATAA